Proteins co-encoded in one Nicotiana sylvestris chromosome 7, ASM39365v2, whole genome shotgun sequence genomic window:
- the LOC104240678 gene encoding WRKY DNA-binding transcription factor 70-like, translating into MESPLPEKSSADLKRAIDGLIRGQEFTRQLKEIIKKPLATIMAEDLVGKIMNSFSETLSVINSGESDEDTAEVKSPEDSSGSCKSTTTSFKDRRGCYKRRKTSETNTKESSDLVDDGHAWRKYGQKQILHSTYPRHYFRCTHKYDQNCQATKQVQKIQDNPPLFRTTYYGNHTCKPFPRVSQIILDTPIHGDSSILLSFDRNNNNNNYSSIQNVNYNYQPYNIPTFPSIKQETKEEVFQRSCTFYPKIEDQNQSSNSDNFLLANDDHLSTLTVFEASDGHMAATLSPDVISSGVYSSCTTSTDNLEIDFDFEESLWNFEGYNS; encoded by the exons ATGGAGTCTCCGTTGCCGGAAAAGTCATCAGCGGATCTGAAAAGGGCAATCGACGGGTTAATTCGTGGCCAGGAATTTACACGACAATTAAAAGAGATAATCAAGAAACCTCTTGCAACCATTATGGCTGAGGATTTAGTTGGAAAAATTATGAATTCATTTTCTGAGACTCTTTCCGTCATAAACTCCGGCGAGTCCGATGAGGATACCGCCGAAGTTAAGTCGCCGGAAGATTCTAGTGGAAGTTGCAAGAGTACTACTACATCATTCAAAGATCGAAGAGGATGCTACAAGAGAAG GAAAACTTCAGAAACAAACACAAAAGAATCCTCAGATTTGGTGGATGATGGCCATGCTTGGAGAAAATATGGACAAAAACAGATCCTCCATTCCACTTATCCAAG GCACTATTTTAGGTGCACCCATAAATATGATCAAAATTGTCAAGCAACCAAACAGGTGCAGAAAATTCAAGACAATCCACCACTGTTCCGGACAACATACTATGGAAATCACACATGCAAACCTTTCCCTAGAGTTTCTCAAATAATTTTGGATACTCCTATTCATGGCGATTCCTCTATTCTACTTAGTTTTGAtcgtaacaacaacaataataactacTCTTCAATCCAAAACGTTAATTATAATTACCAGCCTTATAATATTCCTACATTTCCCTCAATAAAACAGGAAACCAAAGAGGAAGTATTCCAAAGATCATGTACTTTCTATCCAAAAATAGAAGATCAAAACCAATCATCAAACTCTGATAATTTTCTACTAGCCAATGATGATCATCTGAGTACTCTTACAGTATTTGAAGCCTCCGACGGCCATATGGCGGCGACATTATCGCCGGATGTCATATCATCTGGGGTCTATTCTTCTTGTACGACTAGTACAGATAATCTTGAGATTGATTTTGATTTTGAGGAGAGTCTTTGGAATTTTGAAGGGTACAATTCTTGA